A segment of the Deltaproteobacteria bacterium genome:
ACGCGAAGGCGGGCCACCCCGGATCGGCCTCGGGAATATATTCATCATACTGCAACACCCAGGACAAGGCATCCTGATCGCGACCCGACGCCTCGGCGGCCCGGATCAGCATGTCCAGACAGTCCTTGATCTTGGGAATGTCCGTCTTTTCCTTGACCAGCAGGTTCAACGCGTCCTGGGCCAGGATTCCGGCCCGTTCCACGTCGCCCGAGGACATGGCCTGTCGCGCCAGAAAATACAAGGCATAGGACCGCTGGGCGTCGGGCACGCCCATGTCCGTGGCCAGCTTGGCCCAAAATTTCTGGCTGTCGCGATGCTCGTCCAGATTTTCGTGGGCCAGTCCGGCGGCATAATCCAGCTCGCGCTGCCTGTCCGGCGGCAGGTTCCAGGCTGACGCCTCGCGGACCACGTCGATCACGTCCCGCCAGCGTTTCAGTCCGACCAAGTTGGACAGCACCAGATCAAGGGCGGGCTCGGAAAAACCGTTCCGGGGCTTGGCCTGGATCAAGGGTTTGGCCATGTCCAGACCCCTGTCCGTCTGGTCGTTCTCCAGCATGGCCGTGGCCACGGCCAGCCGGACCCCGGGCTCCAAGCCGCCGTTTTCCAACAGATGTCCGTGCTCGTCCCAGGCGCGCAGCACGGTTGGAAAATCCCCGGCGGCATGGCTGGCCAGAATCCATTCACGGATGGCTCTGCCCTGCACCGCGCCGTTCTTGTCCGACAAATCATGGTCGGGATAATCCGCCGCGAAGCGGGCCGCTTCCCGCAAGGCCGGCTCGTAACGCTTGTTCCACAGATACCACATGGCCAGCTTGAGCCTGGCCACGGGGGCCAGACTGCCGTCCGGATTTTCCAGGATACGGCCATAAACGGCTTCCGGATCCAAGGCGGGGCGCCGGGGAAGAGGGCCGACAAAGTCCGCCGTGGGCGCGAGCAGCCCTTCCTCGGCCAGACGCATCTGGGCGATGAGCCCGCCTTCCTTGTCCGGATACTCCTGGGCCGCCTTGTGGAACGTGTCCCGGGCCGCGCCGTGCTGGCCGGTTTTGACAAAGATGTCGCCAATACGGACCAGGGCCATGTCCGCGTCGAAACTTTGGGGATACACATTGTAGTAGGTCCAGAAATAATCCCTGGCCTTGTCCAGGTCCCCGGTCGCCAGGGCCGCGTTGCCAGCGGCCATGAGAAAACCGGGATAGCGCAGGTGCACTCCAGGCCACTGTTTTTCAATGCGCCTGGCCGATTCATACGCCTTGTCGGCATACCCCAAATCCCCCAGGCACTTGAGCAAGCCCACGGCGCTGGGCTCGGCCGCCGCGCTTTTCGGATGATTTTGCAACACGTACTGAAAATGGTCCGCCGCCTTTTGCACGGCGCCTTGGGCGGCATAGTGCTCGCCCCAATAATAATCGATCATGGGCACGCGGGGATCCTCGGGAAATCGCCGCCGCAAATAATCAAAATATCCCCTGGCCTCGGGCACGTTGCCCACGGCCAGATGAAGATAGCCGATATTGGCCAGGGCTTCGGGCAGCCGCTCCGAAGGCGGGTCGTAATTCTTGGCGGCCTCGTACGCGGCCAGGATCTTGGAAAAATTGGCGGACAAATCCGACCGGCCCTCCTGCATCAAAATATCGGCAACCATGAACAGGAGCTCTTCCCGCAGATCATCGGGCACGTCCTGTTGGCGCAGCATGCCTTGCAGAATTTCCCGCGCCGCCGCCAGCCGCCCGTCGGCCAGGG
Coding sequences within it:
- a CDS encoding tetratricopeptide repeat protein translates to LADGRLAAAREILQGMLRQQDVPDDLREELLFMVADILMQEGRSDLSANFSKILAAYEAAKNYDPPSERLPEALANIGYLHLAVGNVPEARGYFDYLRRRFPEDPRVPMIDYYWGEHYAAQGAVQKAADHFQYVLQNHPKSAAAEPSAVGLLKCLGDLGYADKAYESARRIEKQWPGVHLRYPGFLMAAGNAALATGDLDKARDYFWTYYNVYPQSFDADMALVRIGDIFVKTGQHGAARDTFHKAAQEYPDKEGGLIAQMRLAEEGLLAPTADFVGPLPRRPALDPEAVYGRILENPDGSLAPVARLKLAMWYLWNKRYEPALREAARFAADYPDHDLSDKNGAVQGRAIREWILASHAAGDFPTVLRAWDEHGHLLENGGLEPGVRLAVATAMLENDQTDRGLDMAKPLIQAKPRNGFSEPALDLVLSNLVGLKRWRDVIDVVREASAWNLPPDRQRELDYAAGLAHENLDEHRDSQKFWAKLATDMGVPDAQRSYALYFLARQAMSSGDVERAGILAQDALNLLVKEKTDIPKIKDCLDMLIRAAEASGRDQDALSWVLQYDEYIPEADPGWPAFAYRKALLYKKLGDRDKWREIATDLIAKKPDTLYSRMAASELEAQRLEQETQRFR